The nucleotide window GGCCTGCAGAATTTCATGGAAGTGGTTGTCGGCGGCATCGAGAACATGATCGTCGAGACCATGGGCGAACATGGCCGTCCCTTTTTCCCGTTGATCGCCACCCTGGCCATTTTCGTGCTCGTTTCCAACCTGATCGGCCTGGTTCCCGGCTTCTTTCCGCCGACCGCCAACATCAATACGACTGCTGCCTGCGCCATCATCGTCTTTCTTTCAACCCACGTGGTGGGGATCAAGCACCATGGTTTCCACTATTTCAAGCACTTCTGCGGGCCGATCGCCTGGCTGGCTCCGATCATGTTCTTCATCGAAGTTATCGGCCACCTGAGCCGTCCTGTGTCGCTGACCCTGCGTCTCTTCGGCAACATGAACGGCCATGAGTTGGTGCTGATGA belongs to Geobacter sp. SVR and includes:
- the atpB gene encoding F0F1 ATP synthase subunit A, whose product is MVHPLLFLEFFRSLLAPLHISEASADAIAYTWLIIILLLVLSVLATSALKTIPSGLQNFMEVVVGGIENMIVETMGEHGRPFFPLIATLAIFVLVSNLIGLVPGFFPPTANINTTAACAIIVFLSTHVVGIKHHGFHYFKHFCGPIAWLAPIMFFIEVIGHLSRPVSLTLRLFGNMNGHELVLMIFFGLAPFLVPLPMMLMGVLVSFIQAFVFMLLAMIYIQGSLEEAH